The Thioalkalivibrio sulfidiphilus HL-EbGr7 genome includes a window with the following:
- a CDS encoding rhodanese-like domain-containing protein has translation MKTYETLVAEALTVVPEILPWDLQSRLEQAPAPLLLDVREPEEYAAMHIPGSLHAPRGILEAAAQWGFEETLPELVRARDSEVVVICRSGRRSALAGRTLVEMGFKQVQSLKMGVRGWNDDGGALEDADGNEVDPELADEYFRARVRPEQMGP, from the coding sequence ATGAAGACCTACGAAACCCTCGTCGCCGAGGCCCTGACGGTGGTTCCCGAGATACTGCCCTGGGACCTGCAGAGCCGTCTCGAACAGGCCCCCGCCCCCCTGCTGCTGGACGTGCGCGAGCCCGAGGAATACGCCGCCATGCACATCCCCGGCAGCCTGCACGCCCCCCGGGGCATCCTGGAGGCCGCCGCCCAGTGGGGCTTCGAGGAGACCCTGCCCGAGCTGGTCCGGGCGCGGGATTCGGAGGTGGTGGTGATCTGCCGCTCGGGCCGGCGCAGCGCCCTGGCCGGCCGCACCCTGGTGGAGATGGGTTTCAAACAGGTGCAATCACTCAAGATGGGCGTGCGTGGCTGGAACGACGACGGCGGTGCGCTGGAAGATGCCGACGGCAACGAGGTGGACCCGGAACTGGCGGACGAGTATTTCCGGGCCCGGGTGCGGCCGGAGCAGATGGGGCCTTGA
- a CDS encoding peptidoglycan -binding protein → MISTSRRRSRSTDIWPGFVDVLATVVLVFVFLLMLFVVSQFYLSDVLFERHRALETLQTRVTELAETLSMREAEAEDLRERVQALSGRLQVTLAEREQLQQSVDQSQAELRQQAETLEAHLLQIASLQEDIDALRRLREDLESQVGRLASELEESQASAGQLRDRSRALEARLAETQETTLLAQREIEAREIRIQDLAAGIEERDRALVEERSLTADAQARVDALRRQMQDLEQQLARLNETLRAREETIEAQQVEIADLGERLNLALAEEVRELSRYRSEFFGRLREVLSDVEDIQIVGDRFRFQSELFFETASADIGPEGRERLDRVARTIREIDARIPGDIGWVLMVEGHTDRRPIRTEQFPSNWELSSARAQSIVNYLISRGVAPRRLAAAGFGEYHPLDAGSTEAAFSRNRRIEMRLSSAPN, encoded by the coding sequence ATGATCAGCACCAGCCGACGCCGCAGTCGCAGCACCGACATCTGGCCGGGCTTCGTGGACGTGCTCGCCACGGTGGTCCTGGTGTTCGTGTTCCTGCTGATGCTGTTCGTGGTCTCCCAGTTCTACCTCTCCGACGTGCTGTTCGAGCGCCACCGGGCCCTGGAGACCCTGCAGACCCGCGTCACGGAGCTGGCCGAGACCCTGTCCATGCGCGAGGCCGAGGCCGAGGACCTGCGCGAGCGTGTCCAGGCCCTCTCCGGGCGTCTACAGGTGACCCTGGCCGAACGGGAGCAACTGCAGCAGAGCGTCGACCAGAGCCAGGCGGAACTGAGGCAGCAGGCCGAGACCCTGGAGGCGCACCTGCTTCAGATCGCCTCCCTGCAGGAGGACATCGACGCCCTGCGCCGCCTGCGCGAGGACCTGGAGTCCCAGGTGGGGCGGCTCGCCTCGGAACTGGAGGAGAGCCAGGCCAGCGCCGGACAGCTGCGGGACCGCAGCCGCGCCCTGGAGGCACGCCTGGCGGAGACGCAGGAGACCACCCTGCTGGCCCAGCGGGAGATCGAGGCCCGGGAGATCCGCATCCAGGACCTGGCGGCCGGCATCGAGGAGCGGGACCGCGCCCTGGTCGAGGAGCGCAGCCTCACCGCCGACGCCCAGGCCCGGGTGGATGCCCTGCGTCGCCAGATGCAGGACCTGGAGCAGCAGCTGGCGCGTCTCAACGAGACCCTGCGCGCCCGGGAGGAGACCATTGAGGCCCAGCAGGTGGAGATCGCCGACCTGGGCGAGCGCCTGAACCTGGCCCTTGCCGAGGAGGTCAGGGAACTCTCCCGCTACCGTTCCGAGTTCTTCGGCCGCCTGCGGGAGGTGCTTTCGGACGTGGAGGACATCCAGATCGTGGGCGACCGGTTCCGTTTTCAGTCGGAGCTGTTCTTCGAGACCGCCTCGGCGGACATCGGTCCCGAGGGCCGCGAGCGCCTGGACCGGGTGGCGCGCACCATCCGCGAGATCGATGCCCGCATCCCCGGGGACATCGGCTGGGTGCTCATGGTGGAAGGCCATACCGACCGGCGTCCCATCCGCACCGAGCAGTTCCCGTCCAACTGGGAGCTGTCCAGCGCCCGGGCCCAGAGCATCGTCAATTACCTGATCAGCCGGGGCGTGGCACCCCGCCGCCTGGCGGCGGCAGGTTTCGGCGAGTATCACCCCCTGGACGCGGGCAGCACGGAGGCCGCCTTCTCGCGCAACCGGCGCATCGAGATGCGCCTGTCATCGGCGCCGAATTAA
- a CDS encoding rhodanese-like domain-containing protein, producing MSMTAQQLVAEARQQIQETDHDGAYALMEKDAIVLDVREPGEFEQGHLPGAVNVPRGCWSSRWASTRRSRIPMPRSWSTAAPAAAPALACVALQRMGFGKLTSLAGGFEGWVSKGQPVQKSPEAC from the coding sequence ATGTCCATGACCGCACAGCAACTGGTGGCCGAGGCCAGGCAGCAGATCCAGGAGACCGATCACGACGGCGCCTACGCGCTGATGGAGAAGGACGCAATCGTGCTGGATGTGCGCGAGCCGGGTGAATTCGAGCAGGGGCATCTGCCCGGCGCCGTGAACGTGCCCCGGGGGTGCTGGAGTTCAAGGTGGGCGAGCACCCGGCGCTCAAGGATCCCAATGCCGAGATCCTGGTCTACTGCCGCACCGGCGGCCGCGCCCGCGCTCGCCTGCGTGGCCCTGCAGCGCATGGGCTTCGGCAAGCTCACCTCTCTGGCCGGCGGCTTCGAGGGCTGGGTCTCCAAGGGCCAGCCGGTGCAGAAGTCCCCGGAGGCCTGCTGA